CCGCGATACCTTTACGAGGATAATTGCAACGTGATTCATTCTAAGCAAATTGCGAGTTAAACGAACAACAATCGCCGGAGTTCGAACAACGAAAATATACGCGCACGtgtgtttctctttctttttcctattttttttttccccgtccCTTTGTGCGTATCTCGCGCGCCTCGTCGGACAGAAGAACTTTTTTTAATCGTAATATCGATCACGgaacaatatacatatatacatatataaatataaatatagataGACAAGAAACGCGACAGACATTGATGAAAGTTGCTCACGCGTACGAGATCGTCTTCTCGCGGTACCGAAACCGCCTTTGATAATTCCGCTCTATCTATCGAGTACATCGTGGTTGTTAATCGCCGGCTATCCACAATTGGCGAGAACGCCGTAATTCGCGATCTGGTTCGCGGGACTTGGCGTTTCCGTTAGAGCCGATATAGCCTTGTACCTCATTTAGACGTTAAACAAAACGACTCTTTCGACTTTTGTATCGGAGATATCTCAATAAAGATTCTTTCTCGTTGAACCATCCTGGCCCGTGTGTGTCTGTGTAAACGCGTGCCACCTTCGACGAACGCTGAAATCAAGAGACATTAGAAATAATTTGCGCGACGTTCGCTCAGCGAGGattggtaaaattaaattttattataatataaaacaaTTCGGCATCGTCGATCCATTGCTGTATAGTAGTATACACAAAATAATCGCAGACTCGCGGACACTCGATTATTCCCATCGACTCTTCCtcactctcttcctttctcccgCGTTGTTCGAGGCTTGGTTATCCTGATTCCGCGACGGCTCCGTATTTGGTTTAGGCGGCACGGGGGGCGGCGGGGGCATTATCACGGAAGGAGGCGTAATGGTCTGTTCCCACGTGTGATCCGACGATGCCCGGAACTGAAACCAGATTCTCGTCCGTATTTGTCAAGCACACGGTTCTAGTCGCGCGCTGCGTGTCGTAACGGAAGCAGAAACCTACCTGAGAGTTATACTGGCTACGGAACGCGGCTTTCATCGCGGACAACCGATCGCTGCCTGGCCCGTGTCTCTCCAACTTCTTCACGACTTCACTGATGTCCTTCGACGTCTGCGACGAAGTACCGCTGCTCTGAAATTCCACGAACCGATTAGAAATACAGGgctgaacgaaaaaaaaaagaaaatcaacgACACCAGTCCCCGTGATTTGTTTACgatattcgaacgataaaatacgtgttttatatataataaaaaaagaaaagaaacttttatctAGGTTTTGCTTTATCTAGTTtatctaatttttttaaatacactatTGGATATTTAAGGGCCGAGTTAGTTATTCaaagaactttgaacaactgtaaatatactaacgagtcgacagatcttcacgaaacttcacacgtgttcatcgaacagtagtaccatatttataaaaataaaacgacgaatctaatagctccatttcttatcgaacgacaaaacttatcgagcaacccggTACGCGAGGAAGTCTGAGTTAGGTCAAAGGATTAATAATTACCGAGGTCGAGGAAGCGTCTGGTCTTCCCCGGAAACCAAGTCCAGCCCCTCCAACGTTCAAACTTTTTCCTTTTCCACCCTTGAATCTCGACTTTCGGAACCAAGCGCTTTGCATCGCCAAGTCTAGCAAACTCTTTGGTACATCTTGATTCGCTCCTTCCAAGTTTCGGACCAAGTGTCCGGCGAATTCCTTGTCCTTTTCCGTTACAAGGGTATACGCGCTACCCTTCTCTCCAGCTCGTCCGGTTCTACCTATCCTGTGTGTGTGGGTGTCTATATCTCGAGCAACGTCGTAATTGACGACGGTTTTGATATGTGGAATGTCCAAGCCCCGAGCTACGGGAAACGACGTTTGTTTTATCGCGCTGTCATTCAACGAGAAGGTGAACAACAGTGTACTTACCGGCGACATCGGTAGCGACCAAAGTACTGACATCCTTCCTCTTGAAAGCCGTAATCACTTTGTTCCTCTCGATTTGATCCATGTCACCGTGCAAGAGTAAGACATCGAATTCTTTCAATTTAAGATTGTTCGCGAGTTCTTCTGCATTGAGCTACGATAGAAAAACGGGGAAcgtttaaacaaataaaaaaaaaaaaatgaacgttaCGCATCGTCTACGGGCGTGACGCGACACGTAAAATTCGTTCGATGACAATTTCCGACCTTTTTGGTTACAAAGATCAGCAGGCTACCAGCGCTCAAAAACTCGACTAAATTTTGCAACAACCAAGTCCATTTTCCAGTTGGATTGTTATTGAAAACTGTCACGTGCTGTGTGACGTCAGCGTTCGCTTCACCGACGTCCCCTTGAACTATCCTAACGGGGTCCGTTAAAACGTCCCTCGCAAGCTTTTCCACCCTCTTTTTGAAAGTTGCGCTGAACAACAACGTTTGCCTGTCCGGCCTCACGTGATTGCATATAGAACGCACCTGCGGTTCTGAAATCAAGCAGAACGGTAACAAGCAAAGTGGAAACATTGTTAAGAGAGAGTAACGTCTCTCGACAATACATAATCGATAATAAAAGGGTTGTTGCCGGTTACGAGGGAAATTTTACACCATGGTAGGTATGTAGCTGTTAAGGGCAGAATGTACCGCAGAGTGTATTCAATCTTTCAACTATTTCAAATGAATATCATCTCTTACCGAAACCCATGTCGAACATCCTATCGGCTTCGTCCAACACCAGGAACGTTACTCTGCTCAAATTCGTCGCCTTCATTTTAACTAAATCTATCATTCGTCCCGGTGTTGCAACTACAATTTCTGCACCTCCTTCCAACGCTTTACTCTGCTCCCATTTGCTGCCACCGCCGTAACAGCAACACACTTGAATGTTGTAAACTTTCCCAAATTTTCTCGCTTCTTGGTAAATCTACGAATACCAGGAACACCGATGAAACGTTTACACGATCTTTGAAAAAAGGTACCAGTGTACGATAATTTTCGTTGTAACGTGAATCGAACCTTCGAAAGATTCGATAACGTTACAACGGAATAGATTATACGAATCTTAAATTATCTTAGAATAAAATACCTGCTGAGACAACTCCCTTGTTGGGGCCAGAATCAGGCCAATGGGTCCGTCACCGGCCTTTAATTCTCGCTGATCCATAATATGAACTAACATCGGCCATATAAAGGCTGCTGTTTTACCACTACCGGTTTTTGCTATACCTATTATATCCCTGCCACTCAACGCGGCGGGTACAGCTTGAGCTTGAATAGGAGTGGGTTGAGTATATTCATTTTTTCTAATGGCTTTTATCAAAGCATCGTCGAAACCGAAATGACCAAAACTGGTAACCGGATTCGGTGGAGAGGGACCGGATACTTTAATTCCCAAAGTCTTTCTCAAGTCATCGAtttgttgtttatttaaattAGCGATTTCCTCGTGAACGTTATAAAAGtttttctcgaacgattcgtACTGTATTTCACTGTGATCGATAGGAGGTAAAGGATCGAtctctttcttttttggtgGCGCGATAGGATTCCCATCTTCGTCGTACTCGATCTCTTGATCAGATTCTTCTTGTTGCAACCCAGCAGTTGGGTTCTCCTCCATATACCTTGTTAGATAAACAACTCCATGTTTTTCCAGtcctttttctcgaatttgtcctagctgaaaaatgcaaataatagATCTTACCTGTAGTAACTCTCTTCATCGTCTTCTCCGTCGATATCTGCTCTGAATCCCTTGGATTTATCTTCTTTGCGCTCGTCCTCTGCCAGTTGGGCTTCGTAAGTGTTCCTCTTCACTTCCGCGTCTATACCAGCCATAAAGGCATCCAATGGATCTTCTTCGCTGTCGCTATCTTCCTTGGGAATTGATTTTTTCATCAGGTCATAAGTGGGAGATCCAGGTGCCGGTATATATTCCAAAGAGGATGTCGGAGGGTCGTCGTCATCCTCAAAGTATCTGAGTTTACATATTTTAACCATATATTTGTATTTGATTCTTCTACAACTTTTATTCTTTGAGCATAAATTCGCAATAAGAGTTTGTTCAAGACATATACTCACTCTTCTTCGGTTTTGCTACGCTTCTTTGGCATGCCCCAACATGCGGATAAGGCATTTTCGGTGATAGAATTCATAGTATGATATCCCTGTTTACTTAACGTAGAATTCGGAGGAGGCGGAGGTATATTAGAACCGCTTCTTTTTGTGCTAGACATTTGGAAGCCAGCGAACCCAAAGCCTTTCGGCTTGTTACCTCCTCCACGATGATAActcatatttttcttattatctgctaaaatgtggttatATTAAAGATTGCTCATACGCCCCGATTTTGCTCTTTCTTTAAAAAAGCTGAATACAAGAGAAAATCTTATATTCTAAGTCACTTTGGACCGCACTGCTTTCAAGTACTACTACGATTCTTGTATATCTttcgtttgataaaaaaaactacTGTCTGTTTTTAGCTATAGAATCGAATATCGAGTAAATACATTATTGATAGACCTTTAGTTCAAAATACAAACGCGAAAAACAGTAAATCAACTAGGAAACCATATATTTATCATTTGTGTGTATCAGAATAACGAACATATTATAAGCAAAGTGATAGTGTTTCGGCTAATATCTAAGCAACACCGTTTTGACAGCATTAAGAAATAACTTTCATTGataatatttattgtttttgTCCGATCACAGAAAATAGGTTAGAACACCTTTGTGACACACTAGTTCGATTTGTAACGTTGAATTGTGTATTCGTCACATATAAACACTGTTTCACTTTTTGGCCGATATTTTAGGACGATTACGTGAGTCGAATGTATCTTACACAAGAATATCGTTCAAGAACTTGTCTTACACTTAACAAAATGCGACTCCAAAAACCTTAATATCGAACGGTAAAGTACATTCTGTAACAACTAAGATGGTGCTGCCTCCGTGCGGAATTATCCTGGATACACGTACAGGGTAGGGATCATCTTTGTCTCGACACCCTGTACATCCTGGATTCCATTGTTCGTAAAAGAATGACTACGAAAAAAATATCTCTCAAGCGTGCAATTCAACGTACGAACAAATTTGTCAAAACTATGCCGTAAATACTGTTGAGATTATGAAACATCGTGTGAACCATGTAATCGTTTTCTCCGAAATAAATGTCGAGATACTTTAACTCGACCATCGCCCTTTTATGCTATTGGACAACATCGTGTAACGATGCATCGAGATCGAGACATTTTTCGGAGAAAATTCTGCGCCATCGAATTTTACATCGTGAAGTATAGATAATCGTTACGACTCGGAGTGGGAAGCCTGACGAACGACGGGGACCATAGAAACGAGCGCTAGCCGAAGAAAGTAAAGTTTTCGAACATCGATGAGAAATACCTATCGGAAGTGGGAAAAAATGAAGCGTGCTTCGTTCGAAGCGTGTTCAATAACGCGGTAATGCCGATTAACAGAAACTTCTCCATTCATAGCGTCGAGAGACTGAGTGACATAAATAGTTCTATCACAGCTGAATCGATCGAATATCCGAGTCTGCGTGTTAGAGGAGGCGCCATGCGACTTCTCCGTAAATTTCAGCGTCCGTCGTGATCTCGTTCGTCGCAGTTCGCATTTCGTCGCAACGGCTCGGTGGctgtgtgaaatatttttcaactcgGACCCATAGACGCCACACCGCGTAAGTATCGCGAACAATAGTCATCGAACGTTGTCGTCCTTACGATTGTAAAACGTTCATCGAACATACGTTTCGGTCTTTATCGGTGGTGACGACGTTTCGTGCGTCTCGTcctcggaaaaaccgagaatacACTCGCGCTTTCCGAAACGATCGTGTCGAAATTCGCGAAAACGTTCGGTGGTAACATCAAAGGGGCGATGTACGCCTAACAGAGAGAACATCTTTGCAGACGCTAAAATGCCATCGGTTCGCCGGATGATCCTGGGACACGTCATGTCCGGTTTGTGTACCAAAATGAATCGGACGAAAAAGCTTCAAGGCGATTTACTGGAAACGCCGATGAAGAGATGCCTGTCCACATTCGACATCACGTTGCTCGGTAAGTGTGCgcggtattttttttctctttctttctcgtgcTATTTCCAGTCGTAAGGACATACCGCGGATCGCCACTCGCGGTATCGCGTCCGTTCGCGATAAGGTGCTTTTCGTACCGGAAAAATGTTAATTGCACATGCATCGTATGACATTCTGATTCGATGAGGCATGCGTATCCCCGTATTGGACCCGGAATGCAAAATTGTCCGCGATTCCTCGGCGATGGTAAACCCGCGTTTTATCTTTCAGGCGTGGGTCATATGGTCGGCGCTGGAATCTACGTTCTGACAGGAGCGGTGGCCCACAACACGGCCGGTCCCGGTGTAATTTTGAGCTTTCTCTTGGCCGGAATAGCCTCCCTGTTGGCGGCACTCTGTTACGCAGAGTTTGGGGCGCGTGTTCCGAAAGCTGGAAGCGCTTACGTTTACACTTACATCTCCGTCGGAGAGTTCTGGGCTTTCGTGATCGGTTGGAACATCATACTGGAGCACATGATCGGTAAAAGATTTTTCTGCCCCCTCTTGGGGTTTTCATCTCCGTAAAAGAGAATGTTAAAGGGGGTCGTGTTTCTGGTACGGtgttggaaaagaaaaatttttacgtAACGTGCGCAAGGAATCAAGGAACAATAgttatacatacacacacagggTGTGATAAGAAGAATTGCTTACCTTATATATTTCATTCCGTGGAGCCTGTTGAACGAAGGCCTCTGTAATTTGTCACGTCTTATGTTTTGAAAGATATCAAGGTGACTTTGAGTCTTTTAAACAATACTGCATGTTTTTTTAGGTCGACTCAAGGTCACCTTATTATCGATCATCGAATTCGTCTTTTTGTCGACTATAGCGCGAtactgaacattttattaaacgtttATATGTTTCGTGTGTAATGTTTTACGATGGAATCGATAGataacgagatattttgaatagCATTTCTTATCGAGCCGTTTTGTATAGTCGATAACTTGTCATCGAAAATAACTTGTTATTTATCGATCTCGGTCACATTGTCTCGTATCTTCCAACGTGTCGGGGTGatcttgaatttctttttaaacgagACCGCGTATATTTTTCAAGCGTCGTGTTACGGCGAACGAAAACAACAAAAAACGACCTAGAACAATACGACCTTGACCCTTGAAACGTACATTATTTCCACCGACTTCTGTGTTTGTGGAACGAATAGTCATTTCCAAATCGATGTGTATTAATCGACGTGGCCCAGTTGGCCCCCTCGTTCGCCAGACCTCAAATCCATTGAACTACTCTCCGGGACACATTAGAAGACACTGTTTACCAGAATTACGTCGTCATCGACCATACCGCGTGACTTGCGACAATATTACAGGTTTTGTCGTTCGTTTCGTCAacgtttggaaaattgtcgatacGTGAACGATCTCGTGCCTTCGAACACGTTCGTTGAAAACATTAAAAGCTATACACACTTTCGTTTCCACGGGACTTGTAACAGATTTTCTTTGTGCAGTGTGGATGAAGGTTGTTTCAAGGTCGTTCGAAGGTCACTTTGTTACAGGTaatcgaatttgtatttttcttctctacAATCTACTACCGGAGAAACAATGACGGTGTCGGTGAAAAATTCAAGGACACCGAAAAAAGTGAAATGCTTCCGTTCAATGAGTTCCATCGAATGCAACGTATTCGGCACGCTACAACTTTTCCATCGACCTATCATTGGTACAGAATACGAAAATCatcattttcgaacattatcCTCTCGCGTAATCGTCACGCTCGCGAACAGGCGCTGCATCTGTGGCCAGAGCTTGGAGCGGATACGTGGATTCCTTGGTTGGTGGATCGATCAGCAATTACACCCGTCAAATGATGCACGGCTACACCATGGGGGAACCCCTAGGACATTTCCCCGACTTTCTCGCCGGTGCTTTGTGCCTGGCGTACGCCATGTTGCTTGCGTTGGGCGTTAAGTGCTCAGCGACGGTTAACTCTCTGCTGACTATCGTCAATCTGGCCGTAATGGCGTTGGTGATCGGTTTGGGTATCACTTACGCGGACATCTCGAACTGGAGCAGCGAGAAGGGAAGTTTCCTGCCGTTCGGTTTCGGCGGTGTACTCGCAGGTACTGTCTGGAGCTACGAAGAATGCACTTGGCCACATGGGCACGATGCGATTGAGAATTTTTCCCCATAAATTACGTTCCGAGGCTAGTACGGTAGAACCTCCCGTATCCGTACCAATTGAGAGACAAAAGTAGAGGGacaaagaaatttttgaataatagtGAACAGAAATCGATAAAGTAGATTGCTTTGATATTTAACAAGGAAATTTTTAGATAGAACGATCATTTTTTTCTACCAAACTTTggtttattcgaatagaaatcAATTACACAGACTTTTTAATACGAGTAACCGTCGAGGCGCTATCTATTGAAATTTTTCTCCGTGGATATTCAATTGACCGGTACCATAAcgtgtttcgaattttattaacCAATCGTTACTTTCTCCCGTCCTTTTAATCTTTCGTTCAACCGACATCGACCGTTCAATTTAAATTCCATCCGGGTACATTCTCTCCGTTGCACAGTTACTCGAATATCTGCTCGC
The Ptiloglossa arizonensis isolate GNS036 chromosome 12, iyPtiAriz1_principal, whole genome shotgun sequence DNA segment above includes these coding regions:
- the LOC143153372 gene encoding ATP-dependent RNA helicase DDX42; this translates as MSYHRGGGNKPKGFGFAGFQMSSTKRSGSNIPPPPPNSTLSKQGYHTMNSITENALSACWGMPKKRSKTEEEYFEDDDDPPTSSLEYIPAPGSPTYDLMKKSIPKEDSDSEEDPLDAFMAGIDAEVKRNTYEAQLAEDERKEDKSKGFRADIDGEDDEESYYRYMEENPTAGLQQEESDQEIEYDEDGNPIAPPKKKEIDPLPPIDHSEIQYESFEKNFYNVHEEIANLNKQQIDDLRKTLGIKVSGPSPPNPVTSFGHFGFDDALIKAIRKNEYTQPTPIQAQAVPAALSGRDIIGIAKTGSGKTAAFIWPMLVHIMDQRELKAGDGPIGLILAPTRELSQQIYQEARKFGKVYNIQVCCCYGGGSKWEQSKALEGGAEIVVATPGRMIDLVKMKATNLSRVTFLVLDEADRMFDMGFEPQVRSICNHVRPDRQTLLFSATFKKRVEKLARDVLTDPVRIVQGDVGEANADVTQHVTVFNNNPTGKWTWLLQNLVEFLSAGSLLIFVTKKLNAEELANNLKLKEFDVLLLHGDMDQIERNKVITAFKRKDVSTLVATDVAARGLDIPHIKTVVNYDVARDIDTHTHRIGRTGRAGEKGSAYTLVTEKDKEFAGHLVRNLEGANQDVPKSLLDLAMQSAWFRKSRFKGGKGKSLNVGGAGLGFRGRPDASSTSSSGTSSQTSKDISEVVKKLERHGPGSDRLSAMKAAFRSQYNSQFRASSDHTWEQTITPPSVIMPPPPPVPPKPNTEPSRNQDNQASNNAGERKRVRKSRWE